A stretch of the Ictidomys tridecemlineatus isolate mIctTri1 chromosome 5, mIctTri1.hap1, whole genome shotgun sequence genome encodes the following:
- the Wfdc10b gene encoding protein WFDC10B — protein MALGRVMAPPALRLPLLLCVLLLPLEAQGGYRGRKWAPASPWTPWTPEAAACKQWPSAEGCSLRCSYFQKCQGNSTCCLTFCGSVCLSTL, from the exons ATGGCTCTGGGCAGAGTCATGGCACCCCCAGCTCTGAGGctccccctgctcctctgtgTGCTACTGCTGCCgctggaggcccagggagggtACCGTGGACGTAAGTGGGCCCCAG CGTCCCCGTGGACTCCGTGGACTCCGGAAGCCGCGGCCTGTAAGCAGTGGCCCAGTGCTGAGGGCTGCAGCCTCCGCTGCTCCTACTTCCAGAAGTGTCAAGGGAACAGCACGTGCTGCTTGACCTTCTGTGGGAGCGTTTGCCTGAGCACCCTGTGA